A single window of Streptomyces cathayae DNA harbors:
- the narH gene encoding nitrate reductase subunit beta: MPRGEATVGRVMAQIAMVMNLDKCIGCHTCSVTCKQTWTNRTGVEYAWFNNVETKPGVGYPRRYEDQEQWKGGWTLDRRGRLVLRSGGRVKRLLSLFSNPDLPSLEDYYEPVTYDYDNLISAPAGPDMPVARPRSVITGKPTEITWGANWEDGLGGAPENAGRDPDLSGEWAEKVRFEFEQTFLFHLPRLCEHCLNPACVSACPSGAMYKRVEDGIVLVDQDKCRGWRMCVTACPYKKVYVNHATGKAEKCTFCFPRIEAGQPTVCSETCVGRLRYLGLLLYDADRVGEAAATPDEKDLLDAQRNVFLDPFAPEVVAAARESGIPEDWLEAARRSPVYALVSKYKVALPLHPEYRTLPMVWYVPPLSPVLDAVDAAGGDQDDPDHVFAAVTRLRIPLEYLAELFTAGDTDVVGGVLMKLTALRSYMRGRTLGEEGDEAVVKAVGLTGQEAEDLHRLLAVAKYEDRYVVPAAHKEDAAALTAMENRCPVESSGDPAGTDGRRVLLGIPTLRRKNSGDLP; encoded by the coding sequence ATGCCCCGTGGCGAAGCCACTGTCGGACGCGTGATGGCCCAGATCGCGATGGTGATGAACCTCGACAAGTGCATCGGATGCCACACCTGCTCGGTCACCTGCAAGCAGACGTGGACCAACCGCACCGGTGTCGAGTACGCCTGGTTCAACAACGTCGAGACCAAGCCCGGTGTCGGCTACCCCCGCCGCTACGAGGACCAGGAGCAGTGGAAGGGCGGCTGGACGCTCGACAGGCGCGGCCGGCTGGTGCTGCGCTCCGGGGGCCGGGTCAAGCGGCTGCTGTCGCTGTTCTCCAACCCCGACCTGCCGTCCCTGGAGGACTACTACGAGCCGGTCACCTACGACTACGACAACCTCATCAGCGCCCCCGCCGGACCCGACATGCCCGTGGCCCGGCCCCGCTCGGTGATCACCGGCAAGCCCACCGAGATCACCTGGGGCGCCAACTGGGAGGACGGCCTCGGCGGCGCCCCGGAGAACGCCGGCCGCGACCCCGACCTGTCGGGCGAGTGGGCCGAGAAGGTCAGGTTCGAGTTCGAGCAGACCTTCCTCTTCCACCTCCCCCGGCTGTGCGAGCACTGCCTCAACCCGGCCTGTGTGTCGGCCTGTCCGTCCGGCGCGATGTACAAGCGGGTCGAGGACGGCATCGTCCTGGTCGACCAGGACAAGTGCCGCGGCTGGCGGATGTGCGTGACGGCGTGCCCGTACAAGAAGGTGTACGTCAACCACGCCACCGGCAAGGCGGAGAAGTGCACCTTCTGCTTCCCGCGCATCGAGGCCGGCCAGCCCACCGTCTGCTCCGAGACCTGTGTCGGCCGGCTGCGCTACCTCGGTCTGCTGCTGTACGACGCCGACCGGGTCGGCGAGGCGGCGGCCACGCCCGACGAGAAGGACCTGCTGGACGCCCAGCGGAACGTGTTCCTCGATCCCTTCGCCCCCGAGGTCGTCGCCGCGGCACGGGAGTCGGGCATCCCGGAGGACTGGCTGGAGGCGGCCCGCCGCTCCCCGGTGTACGCCCTGGTGTCGAAGTACAAGGTGGCGCTGCCGCTGCACCCGGAGTACCGCACCCTGCCGATGGTCTGGTACGTGCCGCCGCTCTCCCCGGTGCTCGACGCGGTCGACGCGGCCGGCGGCGATCAGGACGACCCGGACCACGTGTTCGCCGCCGTCACCCGGCTGCGCATCCCGCTGGAGTACCTGGCGGAGCTGTTCACCGCCGGGGACACCGACGTCGTCGGCGGGGTCCTGATGAAGCTCACCGCGCTCCGCTCGTACATGCGCGGGCGCACCCTGGGCGAGGAGGGCGACGAGGCCGTGGTCAAGGCCGTCGGCCTCACCGGGCAGGAGGCCGAGGACCTGCACCGGCTGCTCGCCGTCGCCAAGTACGAGGACCGCTACGTCGTCCCCGCCGCCCACAAGGAGGACGCCGCCGCGCTCACCGCCATGGAGAACCGCTGCCCGGTCGAGTCCTCCGGCGACCCGGCGGGCACCGACGGCCGGCGCGTGCTGCTCGGCATCCCCACCCTGCGCCGCAAGAACTCCGGAGACCTCCCGTGA
- the narJ gene encoding nitrate reductase molybdenum cofactor assembly chaperone: MNPLPAGVPALVRARVRAAVRRPDRTAPGRRGRLTPEEAEARTLLLRLCSLLLQYPDAELATTRPVLTSTVAALPASPAAGHLAGFTAWLTAQEPDALERHYVEMFDLRRKSSLYLTYYLHGDTRRRGMALLILNQRYRAAGWDTDGGELPDHLPVVLEFAALVGTGAGEAPLRQHRRGLELIHRALTDAGSPYRHVLAALLTLLPPPTEEDRAAVARLVAEGPPNEEVGLDPYGTYGEGEFAPPGTFVPPPPAAPTRVPPVTPPFTPPVTPPSRTEGRR, encoded by the coding sequence GTGAACCCACTGCCCGCCGGTGTCCCCGCCCTGGTCCGCGCCCGTGTCCGGGCCGCCGTACGCCGCCCGGACCGGACCGCCCCCGGCCGTCGGGGCCGGCTCACGCCCGAGGAGGCCGAGGCCCGCACACTGCTGCTGCGGCTGTGCTCACTGCTGCTGCAGTACCCGGACGCCGAACTCGCCACCACCCGGCCGGTGCTGACGTCCACGGTGGCCGCGCTGCCGGCGTCGCCCGCCGCCGGGCACCTGGCCGGTTTCACGGCCTGGCTCACCGCCCAGGAACCGGATGCCCTGGAGCGCCACTACGTCGAGATGTTCGACCTGCGCCGCAAGAGCAGCCTCTACCTCACCTACTACCTGCACGGCGACACCCGCCGCCGCGGGATGGCCCTGCTGATCCTGAACCAGCGCTACCGGGCGGCCGGTTGGGACACCGACGGAGGCGAACTGCCCGACCACCTCCCGGTCGTGCTGGAGTTCGCCGCCCTCGTGGGCACCGGCGCGGGCGAGGCGCCGCTGCGTCAGCACCGGCGCGGACTGGAGCTGATCCACCGGGCGTTGACCGACGCCGGCTCCCCGTACCGGCATGTGCTGGCGGCGCTGCTCACGCTGCTGCCGCCGCCCACCGAGGAGGACCGGGCGGCGGTGGCCCGGCTGGTCGCCGAGGGCCCGCCGAACGAGGAGGTCGGGCTCGACCCCTACGGAACGTACGGGGAGGGGGAGTTCGCCCCTCCTGGCACCTTCGTGCCCCCGCCGCCCGCCGCCCCGACCCGGGTCCCGCCCGTCACCCCGCCGTTCACGCCGCCCGTCACCCCGCCGAGCCGTACGGAAGGCCGCCGATGA
- the narI gene encoding respiratory nitrate reductase subunit gamma, whose product MNALSLTVAASSPVSGPELLLWVAVPYVCLAVFVVGHVWRYRQDQFGWTSRTSQLLEHRWLRWGSPLFHLGAFMVIAGHVVGLAVPASWTEAVGIDEHTYHVTAVWAGSVAGVAMVAGLGMLCARRLLSRRIRLGTDRSDKLLFPLLSATVLLGIAATAAHNVFGPGHDYRSTVSVWFRGLFTLAPKPEAITGAPLLFQLHALTACLLFAAWPFTRLVHVWSAPVGYLVRPYLVYRRRNASTAAVRAAADGAGRIRPRSGSRPAS is encoded by the coding sequence ATGAACGCCCTGTCCCTCACCGTCGCCGCCTCTTCCCCCGTGAGCGGCCCCGAGTTGCTGCTGTGGGTGGCCGTTCCGTACGTCTGCCTGGCCGTGTTCGTGGTCGGGCACGTGTGGCGCTACCGGCAGGACCAGTTCGGCTGGACCTCGCGCACCAGCCAGCTCCTGGAACACCGCTGGCTGCGCTGGGGCAGCCCGCTGTTCCACCTGGGCGCGTTCATGGTGATCGCCGGGCATGTGGTGGGGCTCGCCGTACCGGCCTCGTGGACCGAGGCCGTCGGCATCGACGAGCACACGTACCACGTCACGGCCGTCTGGGCGGGCTCGGTGGCCGGTGTCGCCATGGTCGCCGGGCTCGGCATGCTGTGCGCCCGGCGGCTGCTGAGCCGGCGGATCCGGCTCGGCACCGACCGCAGCGACAAGCTCCTCTTCCCGCTGCTGTCCGCCACCGTCCTGCTGGGCATCGCCGCCACCGCCGCGCACAACGTCTTCGGCCCCGGTCACGACTACCGCTCCACCGTCTCCGTCTGGTTCCGGGGCCTGTTCACCCTCGCCCCGAAGCCCGAGGCGATCACCGGCGCCCCGCTGCTCTTCCAACTGCACGCCCTGACCGCCTGCCTGCTCTTCGCGGCCTGGCCGTTCACCCGTCTCGTCCATGTGTGGAGCGCGCCGGTCGGGTACCTCGTCCGGCCGTACCTGGTCTACCGGCGCAGGAACGCGTCGACGGCGGCCGTGCGGGCCGCGGCCGACGGCGCCGGGCGGATCCGGCCGCGCTCCGGCTCCCGGCCGGCCTCATGA
- a CDS encoding vitamin K epoxide reductase family protein, whose amino-acid sequence MNTSAPSPAADPAAVRPPRTVGAGRRTGLVLLVTGLVGWLASFQLTVDDWRSLIDPAHRPACDISPVVSCGSVMSSPQGNLFGFPNMLLGLGAFAAVAVLGVAVLTGARLHRGLWLALGAGALAGVVFVHWLIVQSLYELNKLCPYCVVVWAVTIALFWYVTVHCLDRGILPAPRRVPAVVRDTHWMLLGAWYGVIAALVLTRFWSYWRTLL is encoded by the coding sequence ATGAACACGAGCGCCCCCTCCCCCGCGGCGGATCCCGCCGCCGTCCGGCCCCCGCGCACGGTGGGCGCCGGCCGCCGGACGGGTCTGGTGCTGCTGGTCACCGGGCTCGTCGGCTGGCTCGCGTCCTTCCAGCTCACCGTGGACGACTGGCGGTCGCTCATCGACCCGGCCCACCGGCCGGCGTGCGACATCAGCCCCGTGGTGAGCTGCGGCAGCGTCATGTCCAGCCCGCAGGGCAACCTGTTCGGCTTCCCCAACATGCTGCTCGGGCTGGGCGCGTTCGCCGCCGTCGCCGTGCTGGGTGTCGCCGTCCTCACTGGTGCCCGCCTCCACCGGGGGCTCTGGCTCGCGCTGGGCGCCGGGGCGCTGGCCGGGGTGGTCTTCGTGCACTGGCTGATCGTCCAGTCGCTGTACGAACTCAACAAGCTCTGCCCCTACTGCGTCGTGGTCTGGGCCGTCACCATCGCCCTCTTCTGGTACGTCACCGTGCACTGCCTGGACCGGGGGATCCTCCCCGCGCCCCGAAGAGTGCCGGCCGTGGTCCGGGACACCCACTGGATGCTGCTCGGCGCCTGGTACGGCGTGATCGCCGCACTCGTCCTCACCCGTTTCTGGTCCTACTGGCGCACCCTGCTGTGA
- the ppk2 gene encoding polyphosphate kinase 2 gives MADKKTVKLSRAVYESELLRLQTELVKLQEWVRTEKARLVVVFEGRDAAGKGGTIKRISEHLNPRVARIAALPKPTERQRGQWYFQRYVEHLPAAGEIVLFDRSWYNRAGVEHVMGFCTEQEHRLFLRQCPIFERMLVEDGILLRKYWFSVSDTEQQARFRRRLEDPLRRWKLSPMDLESLTRWEAYSRAKDTMLVHTDIAEAPWYVVESDDKRSARLNMIAHLLSTLPYQEVVPPVIELPERPPSTGYQRPSRDLQTYVPDHAAGL, from the coding sequence ATGGCCGACAAGAAGACGGTGAAGCTGTCCCGTGCGGTGTACGAGAGCGAGCTGCTGCGGCTGCAGACGGAACTGGTCAAGCTCCAGGAGTGGGTGCGGACGGAAAAAGCCCGGCTGGTCGTCGTCTTCGAGGGGCGGGACGCAGCCGGCAAGGGCGGCACCATCAAACGGATCTCGGAGCACCTCAACCCGCGCGTGGCGCGGATCGCGGCCCTGCCCAAACCGACCGAACGCCAGCGCGGCCAGTGGTACTTCCAGCGCTACGTGGAACATCTGCCGGCCGCCGGCGAGATCGTTCTGTTCGACCGGTCCTGGTACAACCGTGCCGGCGTCGAACATGTCATGGGCTTCTGCACGGAGCAGGAGCACCGGCTCTTCCTCCGCCAGTGCCCGATCTTCGAGCGGATGCTGGTGGAGGACGGGATCCTGCTGCGCAAGTACTGGTTCTCGGTGAGCGACACCGAGCAGCAGGCCCGTTTCCGCAGGCGGCTGGAGGATCCGCTGCGGCGCTGGAAGCTGTCTCCCATGGACCTGGAGTCGCTCACCCGCTGGGAGGCCTATTCCCGTGCCAAGGACACGATGCTGGTGCACACCGACATCGCCGAGGCGCCGTGGTACGTCGTGGAGAGCGACGACAAGCGCAGCGCGCGGCTGAACATGATCGCCCACCTGCTGAGCACCCTGCCCTACCAGGAGGTGGTGCCCCCGGTCATCGAGCTGCCGGAGCGCCCGCCGTCCACCGGATACCAGCGTCCGTCACGTGACCTCCAGACCTATGTCCCCGACCACGCGGCGGGCCTCTGA
- a CDS encoding sulfite exporter TauE/SafE family protein, which yields MSIWEALAVFVAGVGAGTINTIVGSGTLITFPVLLATGLPPVTATVSNALGLIPGSISGAIGYRSELKGQRRLVLRLGVAASVGGFTGAVLLLSLPSTAFETIVPVLVALALVLVVLQPRMSAVVQRRRARAGTITRTDGGPVLFGGILLSSVYGGYFTAAQGIIYLSLMGMLLDDTLQRLNAVKNVLAAVVNSIAALFFLFVADYDWTAVLLIAVGSAIGGQIGAKVGRRLPAPALRAFIVVVGTFAIVQLLLR from the coding sequence TTGTCCATCTGGGAGGCACTGGCGGTCTTCGTCGCCGGGGTCGGCGCCGGCACCATCAACACGATCGTCGGCTCGGGAACGTTGATCACGTTCCCGGTCCTGCTCGCCACCGGGCTGCCACCGGTGACCGCCACCGTGTCCAACGCCCTCGGACTGATTCCCGGCTCCATCAGCGGCGCCATAGGCTACCGGAGCGAGCTCAAGGGCCAGCGCCGTCTCGTGCTGAGGCTGGGTGTCGCCGCGTCGGTCGGCGGGTTCACCGGAGCGGTGCTGCTGCTGTCCCTCCCCTCGACCGCCTTCGAGACGATCGTCCCCGTTCTCGTCGCGCTGGCGCTGGTGCTCGTGGTGCTGCAGCCCCGCATGTCCGCCGTCGTGCAACGGCGCCGTGCGCGCGCGGGCACGATCACCAGGACCGACGGCGGTCCCGTCCTCTTCGGCGGGATCCTCCTCTCCAGTGTCTACGGCGGCTACTTCACGGCGGCTCAGGGGATCATCTACCTCTCCCTGATGGGCATGCTGCTCGATGACACCCTGCAGCGGCTGAACGCCGTCAAGAACGTCCTCGCCGCCGTCGTCAACAGCATCGCGGCCCTGTTCTTCCTCTTCGTCGCCGACTACGACTGGACGGCCGTCCTCCTCATCGCCGTGGGCTCGGCGATCGGCGGGCAGATCGGGGCGAAGGTCGGGCGCCGGCTCCCCGCCCCCGCCCTGCGGGCCTTCATCGTCGTCGTCGGCACCTTCGCCATCGTCCAGCTGCTCCTGCGCTGA
- a CDS encoding PepSY domain-containing protein has product MRKAKLIALAGGGVLLSVTVGAAFASAGQSEQASSGEQVTVRAASAGFEIEIDPELDARFGPRPVNAVQAAGIVTDSRPGARVVKVELDEEDGRAVWEVEAQDRGGDIEVLVDAFTGRIVGQDSEPSEAEDEDD; this is encoded by the coding sequence ATGCGCAAGGCCAAGCTGATCGCCCTGGCCGGTGGCGGGGTGCTGCTGTCCGTGACCGTGGGGGCCGCCTTTGCTTCGGCGGGGCAGTCCGAGCAGGCGTCGAGCGGCGAGCAGGTGACCGTCCGGGCCGCGTCCGCCGGCTTCGAGATCGAGATCGACCCGGAGCTGGACGCCCGGTTCGGACCGCGGCCGGTCAACGCCGTCCAGGCCGCCGGGATCGTCACCGACAGCCGTCCCGGCGCCCGTGTGGTCAAGGTGGAGCTGGACGAGGAGGACGGCAGGGCCGTATGGGAAGTGGAGGCCCAGGACCGTGGCGGTGACATCGAGGTCCTCGTCGACGCCTTCACCGGCCGGATCGTCGGCCAGGACTCGGAGCCGTCAGAGGCAGAGGACGAGGACGACTGA
- a CDS encoding sensor histidine kinase, whose translation MTRRLLLTYLSIAALVLLCLEIPLGFVYSRAERDRVINAAREEAASLSAFAELSLASGREEQDLPRRVTECAGRIGGRIAVISRSGSLIAASHPLSEQEARELLGRPDVAAALNGTGSADVRTSGMGGVQYLSVAAPVGHATPPDAAVHISVPTGTVHGRVHQVWLLLALAGLTVLAVVAGFAFAVARWAARPILELQRATVRLADGSLPGPVAVTDGPPEIRSLAATFNQTAARLEHLLASQRAFAGEASHQLKTPLAALRLRLDNLEPAVAPFGRASLTAALTETDRLARLVEGLLMMAGLEEKSATRDVVDPQRVCAERHQTWAPVFEQRNVQLALTGERTGPVLFPSGALEQILDNLLSNALRHSPPGSTVTIHLRDRRASERRRAAADGRTSFVDLHVIDQGTGLTEEQRLRAFDRFWRAPDAPKGGTGLGLALVQRLAHAGGGNVTLRAASQGGLAAVVSLPCADPGRPGPGRLPAPPGARRTGGRTVSPSAVTATDDESAPA comes from the coding sequence GTGACCCGCCGTCTGCTGCTCACCTACCTGAGCATCGCCGCCCTGGTGCTGCTCTGCCTGGAAATCCCCCTGGGTTTCGTGTACTCCCGCGCCGAGCGGGACCGCGTGATCAACGCTGCCCGTGAGGAAGCGGCTTCGCTGTCGGCCTTCGCCGAACTGTCCCTGGCTTCCGGCCGGGAGGAGCAGGACCTGCCCCGACGCGTCACGGAGTGCGCCGGGCGCATCGGCGGCCGGATCGCCGTGATCAGCCGCTCCGGCAGCCTCATCGCCGCCTCCCACCCCCTGTCCGAGCAGGAGGCACGTGAGCTGCTGGGGCGGCCGGACGTCGCCGCGGCCCTGAACGGCACCGGTTCCGCCGACGTGCGCACCTCCGGGATGGGCGGCGTGCAGTACCTGTCCGTCGCCGCGCCCGTCGGTCATGCCACCCCGCCCGACGCCGCCGTCCACATCTCCGTACCCACCGGCACCGTGCACGGCCGCGTCCACCAGGTGTGGCTGCTGCTCGCCCTGGCCGGGCTCACCGTGCTGGCCGTCGTGGCCGGGTTCGCGTTCGCCGTCGCCCGGTGGGCCGCACGCCCCATCCTCGAACTGCAGCGGGCCACCGTCCGTCTCGCCGACGGCAGTCTGCCCGGGCCGGTCGCCGTGACCGACGGGCCACCGGAGATACGCAGTCTGGCCGCCACCTTCAACCAGACCGCCGCCCGTCTGGAACACCTCCTGGCCTCCCAGCGTGCGTTCGCCGGCGAAGCCTCTCACCAGCTCAAGACCCCGCTCGCCGCCCTGCGGCTGCGCCTGGACAACCTCGAGCCGGCCGTCGCGCCCTTCGGCCGGGCGTCCCTGACCGCGGCGCTCACCGAGACCGACCGCCTGGCGCGTCTGGTGGAGGGCCTGCTCATGATGGCCGGCCTGGAGGAGAAGTCCGCCACCCGGGACGTGGTCGACCCGCAACGGGTCTGCGCCGAACGGCACCAGACGTGGGCCCCGGTCTTCGAACAGCGGAATGTGCAGCTGGCCCTCACCGGTGAGCGCACCGGGCCCGTGCTCTTCCCGTCCGGCGCCCTCGAGCAGATCCTCGACAACCTGCTCTCCAACGCGCTGCGTCACTCGCCGCCCGGCAGCACCGTGACCATCCACCTGCGCGACCGCCGCGCGTCCGAGCGCCGGCGCGCCGCTGCCGACGGCCGTACGTCGTTCGTGGACCTGCACGTCATCGACCAGGGAACCGGCCTGACGGAGGAGCAGCGCCTCCGCGCCTTCGACCGTTTCTGGCGCGCCCCCGACGCCCCCAAGGGCGGCACGGGCCTCGGCCTGGCACTGGTCCAGCGCCTCGCCCACGCCGGCGGCGGCAACGTCACCCTGCGTGCCGCATCCCAGGGAGGACTGGCCGCCGTGGTCAGCCTGCCCTGCGCCGATCCCGGCCGTCCTGGTCCCGGCCGCCTTCCTGCCCCGCCGGGCGCCCGCCGGACAGGCGGTCGCACAGTCTCTCCTTCTGCCGTCACCGCCACGGACGACGAGTCCGCCCCGGCCTGA
- a CDS encoding response regulator transcription factor, translating to MGMQALLIEDDETIAEPLMEGLRNYGLSVTWVATGAEGLSGPFGDPDPFGDVVLLDLGLPDMDGIDVCRGIRQVSDVPVIILTARGAESDKVLGLELGADDYLAKPFSLRELVARIRAVSRRTGTTPGTTAGAAPAHGCSVSGPPGPPATAEALPAAGDVPGTLVVDRRTRQVWVGRSQVALTPKEFELLALLCEDPGAVCSRRQILEHVWDPYYEGATKTLDVHVATLRRKLGHPGWIQTLRGVGFRLAVQAPPPGPTGCSRGHAGAFEGASP from the coding sequence ATGGGGATGCAGGCGCTGCTCATCGAAGACGACGAGACGATCGCCGAGCCGTTGATGGAGGGGCTGCGGAACTACGGTCTGTCGGTCACCTGGGTCGCCACGGGTGCGGAGGGGCTCTCGGGGCCGTTCGGGGATCCGGACCCGTTCGGGGATGTCGTCCTGCTCGACCTGGGGCTGCCGGACATGGACGGCATCGACGTCTGCCGTGGGATCCGGCAGGTCTCGGACGTTCCCGTCATCATTCTCACCGCACGGGGCGCGGAGAGCGACAAGGTGCTCGGTCTGGAGCTGGGCGCGGACGACTACCTGGCGAAACCGTTCAGCCTCCGGGAACTGGTCGCCCGCATCCGCGCCGTCTCCCGCCGCACCGGAACCACGCCGGGAACCACGGCCGGGGCCGCCCCGGCCCACGGCTGCTCCGTCTCCGGGCCCCCTGGCCCGCCGGCGACGGCCGAAGCCCTTCCCGCAGCCGGGGACGTCCCCGGCACGCTGGTCGTCGACCGTCGTACGCGACAGGTGTGGGTGGGCCGGTCGCAGGTCGCGCTGACCCCGAAGGAGTTCGAGCTGCTGGCGCTGCTGTGCGAGGACCCCGGGGCGGTCTGCTCGCGCCGCCAGATCCTTGAACACGTCTGGGACCCCTACTACGAGGGCGCCACCAAGACACTCGACGTCCACGTGGCCACGCTGCGCCGGAAACTGGGCCACCCGGGCTGGATCCAGACGTTGCGCGGTGTGGGGTTCCGGCTTGCGGTGCAGGCGCCTCCTCCCGGGCCGACCGGTTGTTCGCGGGGGCACGCGGGTGCCTTCGAGGGCGCCTCTCCGTGA
- the ygiD gene encoding 4,5-DOPA dioxygenase extradiol: protein MSSRTMPAAFLGHGNPMNALERNRYTEAWRLFGASVPRPRAILVISAHWYTNATAVTAMPRPRTIHDFYGFPQELFDVQYPAPGAPDVAELVADVVKPTWVGQDIDSWGIDHGTWSVLMHAFPDASIPVVQLSLNAFKDFDHHMRLGRRLAPLREEGVLIIGSGNIVHNLRAVDFRQPDRGYDWALRFDDVAREALQTDPTGVAALDAHADFGQAVPTPDHYLPLLYIAGLADTQPLDLLVDGHAAGSISMAAYTLGLDRDLSGTLSDEPAAGLPDGFPALDSNL from the coding sequence GTGAGCAGCAGGACGATGCCGGCCGCGTTCCTCGGACACGGCAACCCGATGAACGCGCTCGAGCGCAACCGCTACACCGAGGCGTGGCGGCTGTTCGGTGCGTCCGTACCGCGCCCCCGGGCGATCCTGGTGATCTCCGCGCACTGGTACACCAACGCGACCGCGGTCACCGCGATGCCGCGGCCCCGCACGATCCACGACTTCTACGGGTTCCCGCAGGAACTGTTCGACGTGCAGTACCCGGCGCCGGGCGCGCCCGACGTCGCGGAGCTGGTGGCCGACGTGGTGAAGCCGACCTGGGTGGGGCAGGACATCGACAGCTGGGGGATCGACCACGGCACGTGGTCGGTGCTGATGCACGCCTTCCCCGACGCGTCGATCCCGGTGGTCCAGTTGTCCCTGAACGCGTTCAAGGACTTCGACCACCACATGCGGCTGGGCCGCAGACTCGCCCCGCTGCGGGAGGAGGGCGTGCTGATCATCGGGAGCGGCAACATCGTGCACAACCTCCGGGCGGTCGACTTCCGGCAGCCGGACCGCGGGTACGACTGGGCCCTCCGCTTCGACGACGTGGCGCGGGAAGCCCTCCAGACGGACCCGACCGGGGTCGCTGCGCTCGACGCCCACGCCGACTTCGGCCAGGCGGTGCCGACGCCGGACCACTACCTGCCGCTCCTGTACATCGCCGGCCTGGCCGACACCCAGCCGCTCGACCTGCTGGTCGACGGCCACGCCGCCGGCTCGATCTCCATGGCGGCGTACACCCTGGGGCTGGACCGCGACCTGTCGGGCACGTTGAGCGACGAGCCCGCCGCCGGCCTTCCGGACGGTTTCCCGGCGCTCGACTCCAACCTCTGA
- a CDS encoding VIT1/CCC1 transporter family protein has translation MDDRPMDEAVFEESQSEQISRRLNWLRAGVMGANDGIVSTAAMVVGVAGAAVSNSALLASGIAAVVAGALSMAVGEYVSVSSQRDSQKAELALERSQLKADPAGELDQLTELIRATGIDADLARPVAVQLTEKDALTAHARLELGIDPDELVNPWHAGLSSMLTFIVGGLVPLLAILLSPRSIAVGVTVVAVVLALAATGSISAHLGGANKFRAVARVIVGGLGAMAVTYGIGLLVGTQI, from the coding sequence ATGGACGACCGTCCGATGGACGAGGCGGTCTTCGAGGAAAGCCAGAGTGAACAGATCTCCCGCCGTTTGAACTGGCTCCGCGCGGGGGTGATGGGTGCCAACGACGGCATCGTCTCCACCGCGGCCATGGTCGTCGGTGTGGCCGGTGCGGCAGTGAGCAACAGCGCGCTGCTGGCTTCCGGTATTGCTGCCGTAGTGGCCGGTGCCCTGTCGATGGCGGTGGGTGAGTACGTCTCGGTGTCGAGTCAGCGCGACTCCCAGAAGGCCGAACTCGCCCTTGAGCGGTCCCAGCTGAAGGCCGACCCCGCAGGCGAGTTGGACCAGCTCACGGAACTGATCCGGGCGACGGGCATCGACGCCGACCTCGCCCGGCCGGTGGCCGTGCAACTGACCGAGAAGGACGCGCTGACCGCGCATGCCCGCCTCGAACTGGGCATCGACCCCGACGAGCTGGTCAACCCCTGGCACGCGGGACTGTCGTCGATGCTCACCTTCATCGTCGGCGGGCTGGTGCCGCTGCTCGCGATCCTGCTGTCGCCGAGGTCCATCGCCGTAGGGGTCACGGTGGTGGCCGTGGTCCTCGCCCTCGCGGCGACCGGGTCGATCTCGGCCCACCTGGGCGGCGCGAACAAGTTCCGTGCGGTGGCACGCGTCATCGTCGGCGGACTCGGGGCGATGGCCGTCACCTACGGCATCGGCCTGCTGGTCGGCACCCAGATCTGA
- a CDS encoding DUF6448 family protein has translation MYELLIIAVFVATLAVVALRPQRADAHCDTMEGPTAKDGVRALESADLDHALKWIAPDGETELREVFERSLAARKLGPEAQEVADRWFLENLVRIHRAGEGAAFTGLLPAGTPVEEKVAAADRSVDEGDLRPLAGLIPTERWPELERRFAKVLEHRDYDPHDMDAARAYVEAYVNFFKFAEGHDHDHAHAHAGHGHGH, from the coding sequence ATGTACGAGCTGCTCATCATCGCGGTGTTCGTGGCGACCCTGGCCGTGGTGGCGCTTCGGCCGCAGCGGGCCGACGCCCACTGCGACACCATGGAAGGCCCCACGGCGAAGGACGGCGTGCGGGCACTGGAGTCCGCCGACCTCGATCACGCCCTGAAGTGGATCGCCCCCGACGGGGAGACCGAACTGCGGGAGGTGTTCGAGCGCAGTCTCGCGGCCCGGAAGCTCGGCCCCGAGGCACAGGAGGTGGCCGACCGCTGGTTCCTGGAGAACCTGGTCCGGATCCACCGCGCCGGCGAGGGCGCGGCCTTCACCGGCCTCCTGCCGGCGGGCACGCCGGTCGAGGAGAAGGTCGCCGCTGCCGACCGGAGCGTCGACGAGGGCGATCTGCGGCCCCTGGCCGGCCTGATTCCCACCGAGCGCTGGCCGGAACTGGAGCGGAGGTTCGCGAAGGTGCTCGAGCACCGGGACTACGACCCGCACGACATGGACGCGGCCCGGGCCTATGTCGAGGCCTACGTGAACTTCTTCAAGTTCGCCGAGGGACACGACCACGACCACGCGCACGCCCACGCCGGGCACGGGCACGGGCACTGA